The following proteins are co-located in the Engraulis encrasicolus isolate BLACKSEA-1 chromosome 2, IST_EnEncr_1.0, whole genome shotgun sequence genome:
- the polr3k gene encoding DNA-directed RNA polymerase III subunit RPC10, giving the protein MLLFCPTCGNVLIVEEGQRCYRFACNTCPYVHNITRKVNNRKYPKLKEVDDVLGGAKAWENVDSTPETCPKCEHPRAYFMQIQTRSADEPMTTFYKCCNIQCGHRWRE; this is encoded by the exons ATGCTGCTCTTCTGTCCTACTTGTGGCAATGTGCTGATTGTCGAGGAGGGACAGCGATGCTACAGATTTGCCTGCAACACATGTCCTTACGTTCACAACATCACGAGAAAG GTAAACAACAGGAAGTATCCTAAATTGAAAGAGGTGGATGATGTGCTTGGTGGAGCTAAAGCTTGGGAGAACGTCGACTCCACACcag AAACCTGTCCGAAGTGTGAGCACCCCAGGGCGTACTTCATGCAGATCCAGACGCGGTCAGCTGATGAGCCCATGACCACCTTCTACAAGTGCTGCAACATCCAGTGTGGACACCGGTGGAGAGAGTAA